The genomic stretch ACGCAATCCGGGCGTCCTATCACAGGATTTGTGAGACCCAGCACACAGTCAGGGCGTCCTGGAACAATGGAACAGGCCATCAAGACCCCACGCACTGCAAGCACTGCTCGTCCTGTCACTAGTGCTTCTGGCAGATTCATCCGTCTGGGGACAGTAAGTAAATATGCCTGAAATTGTGTCAGTCTGCAGCGACTGAGAAGCTCAGtgtaaaacacaaatatattttttcccacCAGAGCTCTTATATTTGAAACACAGAATCTGCCAGGTCAATATAGGCTAACATAATCAATTTTatctttctctttaaaaaacaaatatttgattttgtttaatTTATCTTTGTTTATAGTCTTTTATAATACAATATTCTTTAAATTAATATTGTTAGAGCAATAACGTTTAGTGCAccagtttatttttaattgtgtttCATTTTGCTATATTGACTGTGAAGAAAGCCTGAAGCATTTAGCATGACattttgtttcactgtttttccaGGCTTCAATGTTAACCAATCCAGAAGGACCTTTTATAAACTTGTCAAGACTAAACCTGGCCAAGTATTCCCAAAAGCCTAATTTATCCAGGGTAAGACTGAGACTTGCAAAAATGAATCAAGatcattgcttttttttctcttcatgaCAAGTAACCATAATTTCCCTTCACAGACACTGTTCGAGTACATCTTCCATCATGAAAATGatgtaaaaaatgtaagtgTTCAATAAATCTATGTTAAGGAAAGTTCATATTACTTTTTAAGATTGTTGACTAttattaatgcaacacaaactTTATATTTCTTGTCCAGGCTTTAGATTTGGCTGCTCAAGCTACGGAACATGCTCAGTTCAAAGACTGGTGGTGGAAAGTTCAGCTGGGAAAATGCTACTACAGGTAACTCACAGACATCCAAATTGTTGGAGCTCaacatttctgacatttaacGAAGTTGCATTTTTTTATAATCTATGTAATGATTAATGTACAGTATCTGACCTTTGCAGACTTGGTTTATATCGAGAAGCAGAAAAACAGTTTAGATCAGCTCTCAACCACCAAGAGGTGGTAGATACATATCTCTACCTTGCAAAGGTTGGGACACATTACCAATTTGTTGGAACAATGAAAAATACTCTTTCCTTAAGCCAAATGTTTGATAATTAATGAAAAACCTTGTGTGGGTTTTCCCTTTAGGTGTATCTGCGCCTGGATCAACCAATAACAGCGCTTAACCTTTTCAAGCAAGGCCTGGACCACTTTCCTGGTGAGGTTACTCTTCAAACAGGAATCGCTCGCATACATGAGgtaaagtacagtatgtcaccATGGTCCTTACTATAGAGTCCACTTAGTTCTCTTTCCAGATACAACTGCCAAAATGAAATAGGAAACCATATGTTCTCTTTATACTGTGATATTGTCACAGGAGATGAACAACATCTCATCAGCCACGGAGTATTACAAAGATGTCCTGAAGCAGGACAACACCCACGTCGAGGCTATTGCCTGTATAGGCAGCAATCACTTCTACACTGATCAGCCTGAGATCGCCCTGCGCTTCTACAGGTCAAATAAACATGCATGCTTACTTTATGTAATGTATTGTTACAGtcagggctttaaattaactAGCCAACAAGGCTAGTAGGTTTTaaaagttaccagccaatcagattttccacTAGCCACGTTTTTTTCTaactaacttttatttttatgtcctCTGGTTTGTTTCGCGCCATTCCGTTCGCCTTCTCCGTTTCAGCGTGGCTCGCAATCGATACCTCACACTCTAGATACGTAGCCAACGGTTGCATGACATGTCACAACATAGTGTCCATGGGAAATGTAGGTACTAATTGTAGTTCTACAAACAGTGTTGCCGGATAAAGATTATGTTCCAAGCCAAACATACACAAAACCGCACAAATTTATTGtcggaaaggagagagagatctgGCACTGACTTGTCGTATCATTTCTGCAGCCTGCCGATTCAAACAAACGCAGTGTTATTTGCTTCTTCATCAACGCCCAAATTGGCTAGAAACTTTACAATGTTACTCGCCAAAGTTAATTATTACCTGCATTTGGCGGGTTGGCtggtgtcaatttaaagccctggttACAGTATATGCAATGAGAAATGATATCCCATCTGTGATTCAATAAGTTTATCCCATTGCTAGACGGCTACTCCAGATGGGGGTGTATAACTGCCAGCTGTACAACAACCTGGGCTTGTGCTGCTTCTACGCCCAGCAGTACGACATGACTCTGTCCTCATTTGAGAGGGCTCTGGCCCTGGTGGCCAATGATGAGGAACAGGCTGATGTGTGGTACAACCTAGGACATGTGGCTGTGGTGAGTTAACAATCCCCGAACATATCCCAGAATGTctgatgatttaataatatgTTACCCCCTCTTTATACGGTTTAGAGTTTGAATAAAATGACTTTTTGCAAATAGAACTCACAAGCTTAGATCAGATACTGTAGATACAAATAGAAGTTGGTACAAAGTGCATGTGTTCTATGTTTACAGGGCATAGGGGACTTGACACTGGCCCACCAGTGTTTTAAATTGGCTTTGGCTTTTAATAATGACCATGCTGAGGCCTACAACAACCTCGCTGTGCTGGAGCTGCGCAAAGGTCGTATCGAACAGGTGAAGATATATCTTTAAATCACGTAGCTTTTATTCCACTGTTCATATATGATATATGAGATCATATTTGTGTTCTTTTAGACCCTCTAATATTAAGTAACACAGACCAATATTTAAGTAACATTACACTGTCACTTAGTTGTTAAATTCAAATGTAGCCTGTATGAAGACTATTTCTTAAATACACCACAGTGTTGATTAGTATTCATTTGAAGGTTACAATTGCACATTATAAATCCAACAAGCTATAAGCCACCAATTAGACCAGTCAAGAGCTGGCCAATAAATCAATTTAGCATTAATATAATGATATGAGACAAGATTATGAGATATATTGCATGAGACTGTAGTTATCCTACAGCCGCACAAACTGTTAACAGAAGCTGAAAAAAGGGCAGGAATAACAAATAAGGTGTCTTTTAGGATAACGATGGAGTTGGAATGGGAGCTATGAGCAGAACTAATATTGTGTAGGGATGTTCGGCTGTCAAACCACACATAAAGTACCTATTGCTTAgtttttaagttgttttaaaAGTTTGAGTGCAACACTGCATTAAACCATGAAGGCTGTTGTTTACATTTTCCATAGAAATCATTACCAGTTATGGTCTTTAAGCTTAACTTAAACCGCTAAAAACTGAGCTAACAAGATGGCAGAATTATATCTTTGCTGTCTGATTTTGGAGATGCCCCTGCCCGTTCCTCAGATGCAACCCtactataaattaaaataaaatgcaggcCGTAATTCAAGCCAGATATCTGCTGTCTGTCAAATGATGTAAAATGTGCCATCTGGCATAGATGTGGTGGAGGCGAGCTCTGGCAGTGAAAACTTTTATTTCAGATTTCCATATCCTGCTCAGATTAGGATAATAACTCAAATATTATAATGTCAACAATATTAATGGTTGTCCTGTCTTTGCGCTAGTCAAAAGCCTTCCTGCAGACTGCTGCATCACTGGCCCCTCACATGTATGAGCCACACTTCAACCTCTCCATTCTTTCTGAAAaggtaatttattattatttaattcatcTGAACATCTAAACAATGCAGTAGTTAAAGAGACAAAGTATAATCTCCACATTACAGTCAGCCAGAGTGATGTTTTTGTCTGCTTGCAGATTGGAGACCTTCAAAGCAGCTTCACTGCCGCCCAAAAGTCTGAGGACTCCTTTCCGGAGCATGTCGACACTCAGCAGCTTCTTAAGCAACTTCGGCAGCACTTTGCAGTGCTGTGAGCATCCGAGCAGCATGCTTAGGAAGCGAGGTGTGGTTTGAATAATCTAGATGTCAAAGACAAGAGATATTTCGCTGTGGTGTTAGCTATCAGGCTTCAGAACAAAAAGGGTCTTAGCAGATTAGTTGGCAGATTAGTCAGACATGGAAATCTACAAATGGGCATTAGTTTGGGGTTTGTATCGCGTTGGAAACATTCTGCGCACCAGCGTTGAATTTGGATGTTACTGGCTTTGTTATGGCATGTCTGTTCGTTTGTACTTTTCTCCCCATTCTTCTTTAATCCCTCTGATCCACAAGCTTTGCGTTTTTATTTACACACTCTCTGGTCACTGGTAGTTCGTTTTTTTCCACACGAAAAGGCCAACAAGACAGACGTTTAATATTTAGCTCCAGTGGTTAGGTTAACACTTACTGGTTTTCTAATAATAAATGTCTGTGAGATTTGCAAGCTTAATTTAACAACTCCATGCTAACTGACGCTCTCAGTGCTGCTTTGGCACGCAACATATGACTTGCAGGAATGTACAGTTTATGTGACTGTATGTGTTTTCTTGATAAATTGGTTACCAAGTGTACAGATCTATATAGTAGTAATTCATTTGTACATGGTAAAGCTAATATTagtatttat from Perca fluviatilis chromosome 20, GENO_Pfluv_1.0, whole genome shotgun sequence encodes the following:
- the ttc8 gene encoding tetratricopeptide repeat protein 8 isoform X2, which produces MEVTMDPLFLAWSYFRKRKLQQCSDICTKILQDNPYDQAAWSLKTRALTEMVYIDEVEVDQEGIAEMMLDESSIAQVARPGTSLRLPGTSHGGGATPAVRPMTQSGRPITGFVRPSTQSGRPGTMEQAIKTPRTASTARPVTSASGRFIRLGTASMLTNPEGPFINLSRLNLAKYSQKPNLSRTLFEYIFHHENDVKNALDLAAQATEHAQFKDWWWKVQLGKCYYRLGLYREAEKQFRSALNHQEVVDTYLYLAKVYLRLDQPITALNLFKQGLDHFPGEVTLQTGIARIHEEMNNISSATEYYKDVLKQDNTHVEAIACIGSNHFYTDQPEIALRFYRRLLQMGVYNCQLYNNLGLCCFYAQQYDMTLSSFERALALVANDEEQADVWYNLGHVAVGIGDLTLAHQCFKLALAFNNDHAEAYNNLAVLELRKGRIEQSKAFLQTAASLAPHMYEPHFNLSILSEKIGDLQSSFTAAQKSEDSFPEHVDTQQLLKQLRQHFAVL
- the ttc8 gene encoding tetratricopeptide repeat protein 8 isoform X1; the protein is MEVTMDPLFLAWSYFRKRKLQQCSDICTKILQDNPYDQDSSLTISEAAWSLKTRALTEMVYIDEVEVDQEGIAEMMLDESSIAQVARPGTSLRLPGTSHGGGATPAVRPMTQSGRPITGFVRPSTQSGRPGTMEQAIKTPRTASTARPVTSASGRFIRLGTASMLTNPEGPFINLSRLNLAKYSQKPNLSRTLFEYIFHHENDVKNALDLAAQATEHAQFKDWWWKVQLGKCYYRLGLYREAEKQFRSALNHQEVVDTYLYLAKVYLRLDQPITALNLFKQGLDHFPGEVTLQTGIARIHEEMNNISSATEYYKDVLKQDNTHVEAIACIGSNHFYTDQPEIALRFYRRLLQMGVYNCQLYNNLGLCCFYAQQYDMTLSSFERALALVANDEEQADVWYNLGHVAVGIGDLTLAHQCFKLALAFNNDHAEAYNNLAVLELRKGRIEQSKAFLQTAASLAPHMYEPHFNLSILSEKIGDLQSSFTAAQKSEDSFPEHVDTQQLLKQLRQHFAVL